ACCCGGATACGGGCCACCGCGTTTGCTTTCAACGCTTCCATCGGCCGCTTCCTCGGCGCCGGCGTCAACTTCCTGCTGGCGGCGGCGATCCAGTGGCAGGGTTCGCTCGGCCTGCCGGTGGCCTGGACCGCGGCGGCTTTCGTGGCCGGCTTGCTGATCCTGCCGTTTGCGGTGGAAACCCGCGACCAGCACCTGCCGCAATAACCGTCATAGCTGTCATTACTTGACTGGAGAAACAGATGCAAGCACTACAAGGTATCAAGATCGTCGACCTCAGCCGTGCGCTGTCAGGGCCATTCTGTTCCATGGCGCTGGCCGACATGGGCGCCGACGTGATCAAGGTGGAGTCGGGACCGTGCGGCGACATGAGCCGCAGCTGGGGGCCGTTCGACCGCGGCGTCAGCACTTACTATCTGTCCTGCAACGCCAACAAGCGCGGCATCTGCCTCGACCTGCGCAATGCGCAGGGGATGGCGGCGCTGCAGCGGCTGATCGATGGCGCCGACGTCGTCATCGAGAATTTCAAGCCGGGCACGATGGCCGCCATGGGGCTCGGCTACGAAGTGCTGAGCGCGCGCAACTCGCGGCTGGTGATGGGCAGCATCAACGCCTTCGGCGTCGACGGTCCGCTGAGCGGCTGGCCCGGCTTCGACCAGATCGCCCAGGGCTATTCCGGCATGATGAGCCTGACCGGCTTTGCCGACGGCGATCCGACCCGCACCGGCACCGCCATCGGCGACATGAGCTCCGGCATGTGGCTGGCCATGGCGATCCTGGCGGCGCTGCTGGAGCGTCAGCGCACAGGACGCGGCCAGCATGTCGGCAGCTCGCTGCTGGCCAGCCTGGTCGGCTTGCTGAGCGTGCATGGCCAGCGCTATCTTAGCCTGGGTGAAATCCCGCAACGCAGCGGCAACGCCCACTCCGTGATTGCACCCTACGGCGTCTTCGAAACCGCCGACGGCC
The sequence above is a segment of the Collimonas sp. PA-H2 genome. Coding sequences within it:
- a CDS encoding CaiB/BaiF CoA-transferase family protein, which produces MQALQGIKIVDLSRALSGPFCSMALADMGADVIKVESGPCGDMSRSWGPFDRGVSTYYLSCNANKRGICLDLRNAQGMAALQRLIDGADVVIENFKPGTMAAMGLGYEVLSARNSRLVMGSINAFGVDGPLSGWPGFDQIAQGYSGMMSLTGFADGDPTRTGTAIGDMSSGMWLAMAILAALLERQRTGRGQHVGSSLLASLVGLLSVHGQRYLSLGEIPQRSGNAHSVIAPYGVFETADGPLNLAPITADMWLRLCQLLELPALPDDPRFASNELRVAHRDELKVLLETRLKTRSKRAWSELFAAAGLPAGPINTLAEVFADPQVLHCRLVASTQHPILGELRQVATPVTSYGADAGPALSRRPPPALGQHTVEVLREAGFEQAAIDALLASKAAHQEAAPATSEALAEVA